The Thalassotalea sp. 273M-4 genome includes a region encoding these proteins:
- a CDS encoding integrase core domain-containing protein, whose translation MLDRYLFESLLFESLTQVREITDSWIDEYNYEQAHESLNELPAKIYEQRSKENSSEI comes from the coding sequence ATATTAGACCGTTATTTGTTTGAATCCTTGTTGTTTGAATCCTTGACGCAGGTTCGAGAAATAACCGATAGTTGGATTGATGAATACAATTATGAGCAGGCACATGAATCACTCAATGAGCTACCAGCTAAAATCTATGAACAACGATCAAAGGAAAACTCTAGCGAGATCTGA